One Alnus glutinosa chromosome 3, dhAlnGlut1.1, whole genome shotgun sequence genomic region harbors:
- the LOC133864890 gene encoding uncharacterized protein LOC133864890 isoform X3, which produces MLRLYKHKPEKSSERLEFKFSDARAFQVPKGWDKLFVSIVSVETGRTISKSGKASVRNGTCQWEEGCLSESIWILPHDASKDNEKCIVKLVVAKGSARFGTLGEATTNLADYITLGTSVPVSLPLKKCEHGTILQIKIECLTRRTKLRDEQFKDAKSYMEEMNVDYDDIDNKSDISDSAFRSVGSSSSQNLDSTFLSGEICGRDISFSALTSHRSFDSMEGSIGREIVSTRKKLNGGTNNLTGKQDSTSSEDGCGSYSFSRASRSNNSPFTSRLSGSGNHLHKQSEDFGQDSHGSATSLLQNSASTKDLLDAAEVTIELLRAEARMWKKNARKLMTDLERLQKEFADQSNHQASLEVELAASHTKCDTLKQEIEQLKVLLEDSMVKQNSSENLRFQVENVDHIQKELKDELKYQKDLNATLSLHLRKTQESNIELVSVLRELEDTLEKQKEEINNLSMAKSGYEDVEKHSHEHQGNSNKHVLANEIRKASCESSLEGGAVEYLAHALQKGIGEDNGISELQLQQLQESQKNLESTIQILEKCMEEKDHEIETERGFKTQILMECEAEWRGRLVEKEEEIIHLKAKLSEALDSQGSREMEFSGGGDSALIKEIEAMKHVQELETYCSELSDENSKFQVKLMESREDLQTSAASSNSSLGENPHYDLSPTSESEESQLKFQTCKPEEELKKEIFINEVSANHLEIQCTDFKDKHVLDGVHMELVSEVTNLSKKLVEKTYEAEKLKADNMMKEEQVQALRYCQTELETQITSLQEEKSQVEEVIKKISREGIIIPPKFLGDLQNDLIMVNGNMDFQDTTSKIFERKLADIENGRHDLEVHLSELEVENVLLSERIFGLEAALRCLTDEREANRLIIQKLESHAMSLKDEIRRLEAQLEEQKADMKQKLQNMQNRWLEAQEEYVKLANPSLQLMTGSLSEECSSLYKSNGELRKKNWELHKHCTVLEAEQLESQKVFSHVLNEVEALEGKFSLMQEEVALKEKAITAELNVLLHENKRHKEKIVLEESLLNQIYLEKTVEADDLQRQVAHLTEQISLEKKRKALEVVHEVRCLRADKAMLEAALQEVRGQVKLYENKLLILQEEYETKVQGLIGELMASKQNQEVLMADHGKVLRLLEDVKSNGEGLKSIIRGLEIEVKSSEYERLQLAEDMSSLKVQLQKAGMLQDEVLAFRRSLTEAKLENGRLEASFQILAADYEELKAERISFIQKICSMQNASCKSEDGNHIVALEEKILRLEWDLTAREALCADNAKLKNEFAQIKRANSQFQRQIKYLQDEKQECLKRAQALEDALRQDKEVKEDHNKSTDASLTHCHESKAMSTSAHDESRFSLKDEDNSTIQSTEELSLETDQLQLSYGQGKGQDERQVDNKQHCHTPAGSSQAIGIYPMTKIRFLESEPSEYMKTSEMHETQLKRYLLAL; this is translated from the exons ATGCTAAGGTTGTATAAGCACAAGCCAGAGAAATCCTCGGAGAGATTGGAGTTCAAGTTCTCTGACGCACGGGCTtttcag GTGCCAAAAGGATGGGACAAGCTTTTTGTGTCGATTGTTTCTGTGGAAACAGGAAGGACAATAAGCAAGTCGGGGAAGGCATCTGTAAGGAATGGAACTTGTCAATGGGAAGAGGGTTGTTTGTCAGAATCTATTTGGATTTTACCACATGATGCTTCCAAAGATAATGAAAAATGCATTGTTAAACTCGTCGTTGCCAAG GGATCTGCTAGATTTGGTACACTTGGAGAGGCTACAACAAATTTGGCCGACTACATCACTTTAGGAACCTCAGTTCCTGTTTCATTACCACTCAAAAAATGTGAACATGGGACAATCTTACAA ATTAAAATTGAGTGCCTAACACGAAGAACAAAGCTCAG GGATGAGCAATTTAAAGACGCAAAATCATACATGGAGGAGATGAATGTCGACTACGATGACATAGATAATAAATCAGATATTTCTGATAGTGCCTTCAGGAGTGTTGGATCATCATCTAGTCAAAACTTGGACAGCACATTTCTTTCAGGAGAAATTTGTGGCAGG GATATAAGTTTCTCAGCATTAACTTCACATCGTAGCTTTGACTCCATGGAGGGTTCCATTGGCAGAGAAATAGTTTCCACTCGAAAAAAGTTAAATGGAGGCACAAACAATCTGACTGGAAAACAAGATTCAACCAGCTCTGAAGATGGTTGTGGTTCTTATTCTTTTAGTCGTGCTTCGAGATCAAATAACTCACCCTTTACTTCAAGGCTCTCAGGTTCGGGTAACCATCTCCATAAACAAAGTGAAGACTTTGGTCAAGATTCGCATGGCAGTGCCACATCACTGCTGCAGAATTCTGCTTCAACTAAAGATCTTCTGGATGCAGCAGAAGTTACAATTGAGTTACTTCGGGCAGAAGCCCGGATGTGGAAAAAAAATGCTCGAAAGCTAATGACTGATCTGGAAAGATTGCAGAAGGAATTCGCTGACCAGTCTAATCACCAGGCAAGTCTTGAAGTGGAGCTTGCAGCTTCACATACTAAATGTGATACCTTGAAGCAGGAAATTGAGCAACTAAAAGTCTTATTGGAGGACTCAATGGTGAAGCAAAATTCCTCTGAAAATCTGAGGTTTCAAGTTGAAAACGTAGATCATATTCAAAAGGAACTAAAAGACGAGCTGAAGTATCAGAAAGATTTAAATGCCACATTATCCTTGCACCTAAGGAAAACTCAAGAATCAAACATTGAGCTTGTTTCTGTTCTTCGTGAGCTCGAAGATACCCTAGAAAAGCAGAAAGAAGAGATCAATAATCTTTCAATGGCCAAGTCTGGTTATGAAGATGTAGAAAAGCATAGCCATGAACATCAAGGCAATTCAAACAAGCATGTTTTAGCCAATGAGATCAGAAAGGCCTCTTGTGAATCAAGTCTAGAAGGTGGTGCTGTTGAATACCTAGCACATGCTCTGCAGAAAGGAATTGGAGAGGACAATGGGATTTCAGAGCTTCAGTTGCAACAGTTGCAGGAATCACAAAAGAACTTAGAAAGTACCATCCAGATTCTGGAGAAATGCATGGAGGAGAAGGACCATGAGATAGAGACTGAACGAGGTTTCAAGACTCAAATTCTAATGGAGTGTGAGGCAGAATGGAGAGGAAGATTAGTCGAAAAGGAGGAAGAAATCATCCATTTGAAAGCAAAATTATCCGAAGCTCTTGATTCTCAAGGTTCAAGGGAAATGGAGTTTTCAGGTGGAGGTGATTCTGCTCTTATCAAAGAAATTGAGGCTATGAAGCACGTACAAGAGCTCGAAACATATTGCAGTGAGCTTTCAGATGAGAACTCGAAATTTCAAGTAAAGCTCATGGAATCAAGGGAGGATCTTCAGACATCTGCCGCCTCTTCTAATTCTTCATTAGGTGAGAATCCACACTATGATCTTTCTCCCACCTCTGAATCTGAAGAAAGCCAATTGAAATTTCAAACATGTAAGCCTGAAGAGGAACTGAAGAAGGAAATTTTTATCAATGAAGTTTCTGCCAACCACTTAGAGATTCAATGTACAGATTTCAAGGACAAACATGTACTAGATGGTGTGCACATGGAATTAGTATCTGAAGTGACAAACCTAAGTAAGAAGCTGGTGGAAAAAACTTATGAGGCTGAGAAACTTAAGGCTGACAATATGATGAAGGAAGAACAGGTCCAGGCTCTAAGATATTGCCAAACGGAGTTGGAAACTCAGATTACTAGTCTTCAGGAAGAGAAAAGCCAAGTTGaagaagttataaaaaaaattagtagagAAGGTATTATTATACCTCCTAAATTCTTGGGTGATTTGCAGAATGATTTGATCATGGTTAATGGCAATATGGATTTCCAAGATACAACCAGCAAGATTTTCGAAAGGAAATTAGCGGACATTGAAAATGGCAGACATGACTTGGAAGTCCACTTGTCTGAACTAGAAGTGGAAAATGTACTGTTATCAGAACGAATATTTGGCTTGGAAGCTGCTTTGAGATGTTTGACTGATGAGAGGGAGGCGAATCGTTTGATAATACAAAAATTAGAATCTCATGCCATGAGTCTTAAGGATGAAATTAGAAGACTGGAAGCTCAACTAGAGGAACAAAAAGCTGATATGAAACAGAAGTTGCAAAACATGCAAAACAGGTGGTTAGAAGCACAAGAAGAGTATGTAAAATTAGCGAATCCAAGTTTACAATTAATGACTGGAAGTCTAAGTGAAGAATGTTCTTCACTTTATAAATCAAATGGAGAACTAAGGAAGAAAAACTGGGAATTACATAAGCATTGTACAGTCTTGGAAGCAGAACAATTGGAATCACAGAAGGTTTTTTCTCATGTGTTAAATGAAGTTGAAGCTTTAGAaggaaaattttctttaatgCAAGAAGAAGTTGCCTTAAAAGAAAAGGCCATTACTGCAGAACTAAATGTGCTTCTCCACGAAAACAAAAGGCATAAAGAGAAGATTGTTCTCGAAGAGAGCCTGTTAAATCAAATCTACTTGGAGAAAACAGTTGAAGCTGATGACCTGCAAAGACAGGTTGCACACCTCACTGAACAGATATCTctagaaaagaagagaaaagctTTAGAAGTTGTACATGAAGTTCGTTGTTTACGTGCTGATAAAGCTATGCTTGAAGCTGCTCTTCAAGAAGTCCGAGGACAAGttaaattatatgaaaacaAGCTTCTTATTCTTCAAGAGGAATATGAAACAAAGGTGCAAGGACTTATAGGTGAGCTCATGGCCAGCAAGCAAAACCAGGAAGTTCTCATGGCTGATCATGGAAAGGTGCTAAGGTTATTGGAAGATGTTAAATCTAATGGAGAGGGGCTAAAAAGCATCATTAGAGGGCTTGAGATAGAGGTTAAATCTTCTGAATACGAGAGGCTACAGCTAGCAGAAGATATGTCCAGCCTTAAGGTTCAATTACAAAAAGCAGGAATGCTTCAGGATGAAGTTTTGGCTTTTAGGAGATCACTCACTGAGGCCAAACTTGAAAATGGAAGACTGGAAGCTTCATTTCAGATATTAGCTGCAGATTATGAAGAGCTGAAGGCTGAGAGGATCTCATTTATTCAGAAAATATGTAGCATGCAGAATGCTTCATGTAAATCAGAGGACGGCAATCACATAGTTGCTCTTGAGGAAAAGATTTTGCGGCTGGAGTGGGATCTAACTGCAAGAGAAGCATTATGTGCCGATAATGCTAAGCTGAAAAATGAGTTTGCCCAGATTAAGAGAGCAAATAGCCAATTTCAGAGACAAATAAAATATCTTCAGGATGAAAAACAAGAATGCCTGAAAAGAGCTCAAGCTCTTGAAGATGCACTAAGACAAGACAAAGAAGTAAAAGAGGACCACAACAAGTCCACCGATGCAAGTCTTACTCATTGTCATGAATCCAAAGCCATGAGTACTTCTGCTCATGACGAATCAAGGTTCTCACTG AAAGATGAAGATAACAGCACAATTCAATCCACCGAGGAGCTGTCTTTGGAAACTGATCAACTACAACTTTCATATGGTCAAGGCAAAGGACAGGATGAAAGACAG gTTGATAACAAACAACATTGTCATACTCCTGCTGGAAGTTCTCAAGCTATAGGAATTTACCCTATGACGAAGATCCGGTTTCTTGAGAGTGAACCCTCCGAGTATATGAAGACAAGTGAAATGCATGAAACCCAGCTTAAGAG GTATTTGTTAGCTTTATGA
- the LOC133864890 gene encoding uncharacterized protein LOC133864890 isoform X4, translated as MLRLYKHKPEKSSERLEFKFSDARAFQVPKGWDKLFVSIVSVETGRTISKSGKASVRNGTCQWEEGCLSESIWILPHDASKDNEKCIVKLVVAKGSARFGTLGEATTNLADYITLGTSVPVSLPLKKCEHGTILQIKIECLTRRTKLRDEQFKDAKSYMEEMNVDYDDIDNKSDISDSAFRSVGSSSSQNLDSTFLSGEICGRDISFSALTSHRSFDSMEGSIGREIVSTRKKLNGGTNNLTGKQDSTSSEDGCGSYSFSRASRSNNSPFTSRLSGSGNHLHKQSEDFGQDSHGSATSLLQNSASTKDLLDAAEVTIELLRAEARMWKKNARKLMTDLERLQKEFADQSNHQASLEVELAASHTKCDTLKQEIEQLKVLLEDSMVKQNSSENLRFQVENVDHIQKELKDELKYQKDLNATLSLHLRKTQESNIELVSVLRELEDTLEKQKEEINNLSMAKSGYEDVEKHSHEHQGNSNKHVLANEIRKASCESSLEGGAVEYLAHALQKGIGEDNGISELQLQQLQESQKNLESTIQILEKCMEEKDHEIETERGFKTQILMECEAEWRGRLVEKEEEIIHLKAKLSEALDSQGSREMEFSGGGDSALIKEIEAMKHVQELETYCSELSDENSKFQVKLMESREDLQTSAASSNSSLGENPHYDLSPTSESEESQLKFQTCKPEEELKKEIFINEVSANHLEIQCTDFKDKHVLDGVHMELVSEVTNLSKKLVEKTYEAEKLKADNMMKEEQVQALRYCQTELETQITSLQEEKSQVEEVIKKISREGIIIPPKFLGDLQNDLIMVNGNMDFQDTTSKIFERKLADIENGRHDLEVHLSELEVENVLLSERIFGLEAALRCLTDEREANRLIIQKLESHAMSLKDEIRRLEAQLEEQKADMKQKLQNMQNRWLEAQEEYVKLANPSLQLMTGSLSEECSSLYKSNGELRKKNWELHKHCTVLEAEQLESQKVFSHVLNEVEALEGKFSLMQEEVALKEKAITAELNVLLHENKRHKEKIVLEESLLNQIYLEKTVEADDLQRQVAHLTEQISLEKKRKALEVVHEVRCLRADKAMLEAALQEVRGQVKLYENKLLILQEEYETKVQGLIGELMASKQNQEVLMADHGKVLRLLEDVKSNGEGLKSIIRGLEIEVKSSEYERLQLAEDMSSLKVQLQKAGMLQDEVLAFRRSLTEAKLENGRLEASFQILAADYEELKAERISFIQKICSMQNASCKSEDGNHIVALEEKILRLEWDLTAREALCADNAKLKNEFAQIKRANSQFQRQIKYLQDEKQECLKRAQALEDALRQDKEVKEDHNKSTDASLTHCHESKAMSTSAHDESRFSLKDEDNSTIQSTEELSLETDQLQLSYGQGKGQDERQVDNKQHCHTPAGSSQAIGIYPMTKIRFLESEPSEYMKTSEMHETQLKS; from the exons ATGCTAAGGTTGTATAAGCACAAGCCAGAGAAATCCTCGGAGAGATTGGAGTTCAAGTTCTCTGACGCACGGGCTtttcag GTGCCAAAAGGATGGGACAAGCTTTTTGTGTCGATTGTTTCTGTGGAAACAGGAAGGACAATAAGCAAGTCGGGGAAGGCATCTGTAAGGAATGGAACTTGTCAATGGGAAGAGGGTTGTTTGTCAGAATCTATTTGGATTTTACCACATGATGCTTCCAAAGATAATGAAAAATGCATTGTTAAACTCGTCGTTGCCAAG GGATCTGCTAGATTTGGTACACTTGGAGAGGCTACAACAAATTTGGCCGACTACATCACTTTAGGAACCTCAGTTCCTGTTTCATTACCACTCAAAAAATGTGAACATGGGACAATCTTACAA ATTAAAATTGAGTGCCTAACACGAAGAACAAAGCTCAG GGATGAGCAATTTAAAGACGCAAAATCATACATGGAGGAGATGAATGTCGACTACGATGACATAGATAATAAATCAGATATTTCTGATAGTGCCTTCAGGAGTGTTGGATCATCATCTAGTCAAAACTTGGACAGCACATTTCTTTCAGGAGAAATTTGTGGCAGG GATATAAGTTTCTCAGCATTAACTTCACATCGTAGCTTTGACTCCATGGAGGGTTCCATTGGCAGAGAAATAGTTTCCACTCGAAAAAAGTTAAATGGAGGCACAAACAATCTGACTGGAAAACAAGATTCAACCAGCTCTGAAGATGGTTGTGGTTCTTATTCTTTTAGTCGTGCTTCGAGATCAAATAACTCACCCTTTACTTCAAGGCTCTCAGGTTCGGGTAACCATCTCCATAAACAAAGTGAAGACTTTGGTCAAGATTCGCATGGCAGTGCCACATCACTGCTGCAGAATTCTGCTTCAACTAAAGATCTTCTGGATGCAGCAGAAGTTACAATTGAGTTACTTCGGGCAGAAGCCCGGATGTGGAAAAAAAATGCTCGAAAGCTAATGACTGATCTGGAAAGATTGCAGAAGGAATTCGCTGACCAGTCTAATCACCAGGCAAGTCTTGAAGTGGAGCTTGCAGCTTCACATACTAAATGTGATACCTTGAAGCAGGAAATTGAGCAACTAAAAGTCTTATTGGAGGACTCAATGGTGAAGCAAAATTCCTCTGAAAATCTGAGGTTTCAAGTTGAAAACGTAGATCATATTCAAAAGGAACTAAAAGACGAGCTGAAGTATCAGAAAGATTTAAATGCCACATTATCCTTGCACCTAAGGAAAACTCAAGAATCAAACATTGAGCTTGTTTCTGTTCTTCGTGAGCTCGAAGATACCCTAGAAAAGCAGAAAGAAGAGATCAATAATCTTTCAATGGCCAAGTCTGGTTATGAAGATGTAGAAAAGCATAGCCATGAACATCAAGGCAATTCAAACAAGCATGTTTTAGCCAATGAGATCAGAAAGGCCTCTTGTGAATCAAGTCTAGAAGGTGGTGCTGTTGAATACCTAGCACATGCTCTGCAGAAAGGAATTGGAGAGGACAATGGGATTTCAGAGCTTCAGTTGCAACAGTTGCAGGAATCACAAAAGAACTTAGAAAGTACCATCCAGATTCTGGAGAAATGCATGGAGGAGAAGGACCATGAGATAGAGACTGAACGAGGTTTCAAGACTCAAATTCTAATGGAGTGTGAGGCAGAATGGAGAGGAAGATTAGTCGAAAAGGAGGAAGAAATCATCCATTTGAAAGCAAAATTATCCGAAGCTCTTGATTCTCAAGGTTCAAGGGAAATGGAGTTTTCAGGTGGAGGTGATTCTGCTCTTATCAAAGAAATTGAGGCTATGAAGCACGTACAAGAGCTCGAAACATATTGCAGTGAGCTTTCAGATGAGAACTCGAAATTTCAAGTAAAGCTCATGGAATCAAGGGAGGATCTTCAGACATCTGCCGCCTCTTCTAATTCTTCATTAGGTGAGAATCCACACTATGATCTTTCTCCCACCTCTGAATCTGAAGAAAGCCAATTGAAATTTCAAACATGTAAGCCTGAAGAGGAACTGAAGAAGGAAATTTTTATCAATGAAGTTTCTGCCAACCACTTAGAGATTCAATGTACAGATTTCAAGGACAAACATGTACTAGATGGTGTGCACATGGAATTAGTATCTGAAGTGACAAACCTAAGTAAGAAGCTGGTGGAAAAAACTTATGAGGCTGAGAAACTTAAGGCTGACAATATGATGAAGGAAGAACAGGTCCAGGCTCTAAGATATTGCCAAACGGAGTTGGAAACTCAGATTACTAGTCTTCAGGAAGAGAAAAGCCAAGTTGaagaagttataaaaaaaattagtagagAAGGTATTATTATACCTCCTAAATTCTTGGGTGATTTGCAGAATGATTTGATCATGGTTAATGGCAATATGGATTTCCAAGATACAACCAGCAAGATTTTCGAAAGGAAATTAGCGGACATTGAAAATGGCAGACATGACTTGGAAGTCCACTTGTCTGAACTAGAAGTGGAAAATGTACTGTTATCAGAACGAATATTTGGCTTGGAAGCTGCTTTGAGATGTTTGACTGATGAGAGGGAGGCGAATCGTTTGATAATACAAAAATTAGAATCTCATGCCATGAGTCTTAAGGATGAAATTAGAAGACTGGAAGCTCAACTAGAGGAACAAAAAGCTGATATGAAACAGAAGTTGCAAAACATGCAAAACAGGTGGTTAGAAGCACAAGAAGAGTATGTAAAATTAGCGAATCCAAGTTTACAATTAATGACTGGAAGTCTAAGTGAAGAATGTTCTTCACTTTATAAATCAAATGGAGAACTAAGGAAGAAAAACTGGGAATTACATAAGCATTGTACAGTCTTGGAAGCAGAACAATTGGAATCACAGAAGGTTTTTTCTCATGTGTTAAATGAAGTTGAAGCTTTAGAaggaaaattttctttaatgCAAGAAGAAGTTGCCTTAAAAGAAAAGGCCATTACTGCAGAACTAAATGTGCTTCTCCACGAAAACAAAAGGCATAAAGAGAAGATTGTTCTCGAAGAGAGCCTGTTAAATCAAATCTACTTGGAGAAAACAGTTGAAGCTGATGACCTGCAAAGACAGGTTGCACACCTCACTGAACAGATATCTctagaaaagaagagaaaagctTTAGAAGTTGTACATGAAGTTCGTTGTTTACGTGCTGATAAAGCTATGCTTGAAGCTGCTCTTCAAGAAGTCCGAGGACAAGttaaattatatgaaaacaAGCTTCTTATTCTTCAAGAGGAATATGAAACAAAGGTGCAAGGACTTATAGGTGAGCTCATGGCCAGCAAGCAAAACCAGGAAGTTCTCATGGCTGATCATGGAAAGGTGCTAAGGTTATTGGAAGATGTTAAATCTAATGGAGAGGGGCTAAAAAGCATCATTAGAGGGCTTGAGATAGAGGTTAAATCTTCTGAATACGAGAGGCTACAGCTAGCAGAAGATATGTCCAGCCTTAAGGTTCAATTACAAAAAGCAGGAATGCTTCAGGATGAAGTTTTGGCTTTTAGGAGATCACTCACTGAGGCCAAACTTGAAAATGGAAGACTGGAAGCTTCATTTCAGATATTAGCTGCAGATTATGAAGAGCTGAAGGCTGAGAGGATCTCATTTATTCAGAAAATATGTAGCATGCAGAATGCTTCATGTAAATCAGAGGACGGCAATCACATAGTTGCTCTTGAGGAAAAGATTTTGCGGCTGGAGTGGGATCTAACTGCAAGAGAAGCATTATGTGCCGATAATGCTAAGCTGAAAAATGAGTTTGCCCAGATTAAGAGAGCAAATAGCCAATTTCAGAGACAAATAAAATATCTTCAGGATGAAAAACAAGAATGCCTGAAAAGAGCTCAAGCTCTTGAAGATGCACTAAGACAAGACAAAGAAGTAAAAGAGGACCACAACAAGTCCACCGATGCAAGTCTTACTCATTGTCATGAATCCAAAGCCATGAGTACTTCTGCTCATGACGAATCAAGGTTCTCACTG AAAGATGAAGATAACAGCACAATTCAATCCACCGAGGAGCTGTCTTTGGAAACTGATCAACTACAACTTTCATATGGTCAAGGCAAAGGACAGGATGAAAGACAG gTTGATAACAAACAACATTGTCATACTCCTGCTGGAAGTTCTCAAGCTATAGGAATTTACCCTATGACGAAGATCCGGTTTCTTGAGAGTGAACCCTCCGAGTATATGAAGACAAGTGAAATGCATGAAACCCAGCTTAAGAG CTAA